In Papaver somniferum cultivar HN1 chromosome 1, ASM357369v1, whole genome shotgun sequence, a genomic segment contains:
- the LOC113328913 gene encoding uncharacterized protein LOC113328913, whose product MSVMEFSSSAAAIILQEEEEDQNDYVGFEEGRVWLPTHKFNEAWDIKESLKPRQKHRHANSNHQQRHHQHQNHPGPKMSSRADTGTFPMYDQFDTHSKPRTSTIFYQRPIIVPGGTRVSPPATTMGMRAVFLDSGEKKCGTGFFLPRRAGQNFQPNKKPACSPVLLPAKVVQALNLNVHELGSQFAPRRDQIKNLTSQGKITNQDSKTNNKNHSIDFDVHATRCVAATKGGHNNSSADIFLPKEWSY is encoded by the exons ATGTCAGTAATGGAGTtctcatcatcagcagcagccaTAATACttcaggaagaagaagaggaccaGAATGATTATGTTGGGTTTGAAGAAGGAAGGGTATGGCTTCCTACCCATAAGTTCAACGAAGCTTGGGATATCAAG GAATCTTTGAAGCCTCGTCAAAAACATCGTCATGCTAATAGTAATCATCAACAACGCCATCATCAGCATCAAAATCATCCAGGGCCTAAAATGTCTTCCAGGGCAGACACCGGAACATTTCCTATG TATGATCAATTCGATACGCACTCAAAACCTCGCACAAGTACAATATTCTACCAGAGGCCTATAATTGTTCCAGGAGGAACTCGAGTATCACCACCAGCAACAACTATGGGAATGCGAGCAGTATTTCTAGATTCTGGAGAAAAGAAATGTGGAACCGGATTTTTTCTACCTCGCAGAGCAGGCCAAAATTTTCAACCAAACAAGAAACCTGCATGTTCCCCGGTTCTCCTTCCTGCTAAGGTCGTTCAAGCCTTAAACCTCAATGTGCATGAATTGGGCTCTCAGTTTGCACCTCGACGAG ATCAAATCAAAAACCTTACAAGCCAaggaaaaattactaatcaagaTTCTAAGACCAACAATAAGAATCACAGCATCGATTTTGATGTTCATGCAACACGTTGTGTAGCAGCTACAAAGGGAGGCCATAATAATTCTTCAGCTGATATCTTTCTTCCAAAGGAATGGAGTTATTAA